One region of Carya illinoinensis cultivar Pawnee chromosome 8, C.illinoinensisPawnee_v1, whole genome shotgun sequence genomic DNA includes:
- the LOC122318601 gene encoding E3 ubiquitin-protein ligase ATL6 — MYSMSFLTLQSLIPCTGKYGTVTLFLLALLSPNIPWAVAQTSTDEENYGRYAKLSPSMAIIVVVLVAALFFMGFFSIYIRRCNSGQSANSIRGGILSRRGATAARGLDPEVIETFPTLVYSVVKGLKIGKGALECAVCLNEFAEDETLRLIPKCDHVFHPECIDVWLASHTTCPVCRANLVPQPGDSVHPFPRLDTDSDLEAQNEVAVESSNAETEREQRVPQETVVIDVKQTLNRNRTRGSRSSRWSTRMFPFPRSHSTGHSFIQPGENTERFTLRLPVEVRKQIMNQKLNRTTSMVFLPREGSSRRGYRTGGEGSSRGKRMEKPDQMSKSDRWAFFTRAWSMKSPKVAANNDGEGTSSQPAGEGSVSDSVRPHV; from the coding sequence ATGTACAGCATGAGCTTCTTGACGCTACAAAGCTTAATTCCTTGTACCGGTAAGTATGGAACCGTTACTCTCTTTTTGCTCGCTCTACTCTCCCCGAATATTCCTTGGGCGGTGGCCCAGACCAGTACGGACGAGGAAAACTACGGCCGGTACGCCAAGCTCAGTCCCTCCATGGCGATAATCGTTGTCGTTCTTGTTGCGGCTCTATTCTTCATGGGGTTCTTCTCCATATACATCCGCCGCTGCAACAGCGGCCAGTCCGCCAACAGTATCCGTGGTGGTATTCTCTCGAGGCGGGGAGCCACAGCCGCGCGTGGGCTCGACCCGGAGGTGATCGAGACCTTCCCTACCCTGGTCTATTCCGTCGTCAAGGGGCTCAAGATCGGGAAAGGCGCCCTGGAGTGCGCCGTGTGCTTGAACGAGTTCGCCGAGGACGAGACGCTGCGTCTGATCCCGAAGTGCGACCACGTGTTCCACCCGGAGTGCATCGACGTCTGGTTGGCTTCCCACACAACCTGTCCCGTCTGCCGAGCAAACCTCGTCCCTCAACCTGGAGACTCAGTACACCCTTTCCCCAGGTTGGACACCGACTCAGACCTCGAAGCCCAAAACGAAGTCGCCGTCGAATCATCAAACGCAGAAACAGAACGAGAACAAAGAGTACCCCAAGAGACGGTGGTTATAGACGTAAAGCAAACGCTGAATCGGAATCGGACCCGGGGGTCAAGGTCGAGCCGTTGGTCCACCCGGATGTTCCCGTTTCCACGTTCACACTCGACGGGTCACTCTTTCATCCAACCGGGAGAGAACACGGAACGGTTCACATTGAGGTTGCCGGTGGAGGTGAGGAAACAGATAATGAACCAGAAACTGAACCGGACCACGAGTATGGTGTTCTTGCCAAGGGAAGGGAGTTCGAGGCGGGGATACAGAACAGGTGGGGAAGGTAGTAGCAGAGGGAAGAGGATGGAGAAACCGGACCAGATGAGTAAATCGGACCGGTGGGCATTTTTTACGAGAGCATGGTCGATGAAGTCACCAAAGGTGGCGGCTAATAATGATGGAGAGGGCACCTCATCTCAACCGGCGGGCGAGGGATCAGTGAGTGACTCGGTT